Genomic segment of Sebastes fasciatus isolate fSebFas1 chromosome 3, fSebFas1.pri, whole genome shotgun sequence:
TGGAAGTCTTCACAGATGAAGCTTGTTTGGTTCAGAAATTGTACAACTTTTAAATTTGTTGTGAAGCTTTcttatttaaataaacaaatatacataACTGGACTGTTTCAAATAATAATCACTGATATTTATGACCTTTACTTGGTTAGCTTTTAGACATTTGTGCTTGATGCTACGTTAAATATTTCTCGACACTGaagagaaaaggaagagcaaGATAAGTAAACGTGCAGCTCAGCGGTTATACAGCGTAGCACCTATAACTGCTGATAAAACTTATTTGACTACAGTTTCAAAAATCAGGAGTGGGTGATATTTTACTGATTATATCTCATCTTCTTCTTATAGATGCCATTAAAGGTCAAACCCATGTTTGGAAACACAACTGCAGACAACAAAAAATCCAACACCGAtgaagagaaaaacacacttcCCACAAACAAACCCTCCTCATGCACGATTCCTCCCAAATCATGTCAGATAAAATCACATTCAGGGAACATTACGAGGGATTTAGACACAAAGGAGAACTCAAGTTCTGTTCAAAGCCTGATCTCACCAAAGACACTGCTGAATGGTACAACTACGCCACTATGGGGATGCAGCAGGAAGTCTATTACAGCAGTGACTGTCGCTAATATTTCCTCTTCAGTTATGATCAGCTGTCCTGCACCACGCaataacaacagcagcagccttGTTCTGTGTTCGACCACTTTGGGCTGCCTTTCAAATCTGCCTCAGCCAAACCAGCCCTCCAAAACCGGAGCAACAGTAGAAGAGGAAGGTGCAGAACTTTTAGTGGAAGCAGAGGACAGGTGTGGTTCATATGATGATGTGGTGCTGGAGGGTGACGATGACGTCATCAGTGAAACGGAGAGAGAATTTGACAGCGGATGTCATGTGTGTGAAGAGACTGATGATACACATTCACcagagaaaagagacaaaacaagagaAACGGTGAGCATTGAAAACAACTTCAAAACTCAAAAGATGGCCAATGAGTCATCAACGACGTCTGTATCTACAAAGAGTTCTCACATTAATGTGTTTAATCACTTGAATGAAATCAGGCAGCATTCAACGATCTCAGAGGCCATGTCTTATTTTGCTGTGCCTAAACCTGTTACTTGGGATTCCAAATCTAATCGGCACAAAACAGGACTTAGAACATCTCTACAAGTACAAGATGGGTCTCATAAAatctgtcaaacaaacacaccctcTCTATTCAGGCACAACCACTTCATCCCAGAAAAGACCTCCACCCCTTATACCTCATTTGTCAGGCCCATAGCAGTaatcacacaacacacaaagcACCAAGACACTCCAAAATCTTCCTTCACCATCTACACTGACCCAGCAAAACCCTCCCGTCCCTCCTCATGTTACGCCTCCAAGaatgtcctctcctctctgtcgaCCAACACACTCTCCTCACGCACCaatcgctcctccatctctgtgaCAATGAAAGGAGGACAGAGGATCACATCTccactgtgtgggtgtgggcgTCGTGCAAAGCGGCAGGTCGTATCCAACGGCGGAGCCAACCACGGGCGAGGGTTTTTCTGCTGCCCGGTCCGGCGGTCAGGCAGCGGAGGCAGGATCCAGAAGGGCTGCGAGTTCTTTAAGTGGGAGTCAGCTGTGATGAAGAGCAGCTCAGTGGCAGCTCCTGCTGTCGGGTCTTCAGTCTCACTCTGTCAGATCAACTCGAGTCTGAGCTGTCGTCCACCCCAGAGGTCAACGCTGAGAAAGAGCTATTAActtgttggagaaaaaaaaagccttgtgTGTTCTACCTCAGTGAAATAGActttgtgatgttttttaacttgttcctcctctttatgttctatgtaaaaaaagtaaaagctgAATAGATATGCTTATAAACGGAGGAGATCCCCTTTTATGAACTACATACAACAGTACAAATCAAAGCTGTCATTTTATTGACACATGGACTGCTTAATTAAATTTATGAATTACAGTTTGGATAATTAATTGGCTTTTATAAAGTTAAAATGCTCCctaaaaatgtaattcatttcTTTTCCGTATTTCACATCATTATGAAGtgaatacttttaaatatttgaCTGTTTGTGACACTTTATTAAACGATTTAGGACATAAAAGTTTAGTAACAATTAATGAATAATgataattaactaattaaattaattcatataatgttagtgatgtttttattttaaaaataataatcaaatcaaCCAGTAATGAACACtgataataaactttattttctatgttttgtacagtatatattattttgGAAATGTGTTTAAGAGATCAAATGAAATGTTGAATAAAGTGGCTATTTAATCCTGACTTTGTGTCATGTTTTAATCTATAAATTTaatgagtagaagtataaagtagcataaaatggaaatactcaagtaaagtacaaagtatacagcaggggtcagcaacctttattaTCAagagagccattttaggcacaaaaaaaaaaactgaagccgcaaaacatttgagcattgtgatgaaggtaacacagtttatagtctaagtatatagtttatcagtctaatgcagtgagggcccaagtgcaaatgtactacggagtattagggcacattgagggaaaaaaatctgagatttccagaataaagtcataactttatgagaataaagtcataactttaggagaaaaaaataaaataacacataaaattactactttataatattatgactttattctcataatactaggactttttttctcgtaaacctatgactttattctcgaaatattgtgactttattctcgtaatattatgactttattctcgtaatattttggctttattctcgaaatactttattgttgtaattctatgactttattcttgtaatattatggctttattctcttaatattatgactttattcttgtaatattatgactttatccttgTAAACCTATGagtttattctcgaaatattatgactttattctcgtaatataactttattctcataatattatgactttattctcataatatcatgactttattctcataatattataactttattctcgtgatatt
This window contains:
- the eri2 gene encoding ERI1 exoribonuclease 2; translation: MSTKKLAKELGLLRQRSQSSNGSKKSLLSNQIFSYLIVIDFESTCWREKNHYSQEIIEFPAVLLNTSTGEIESEFHTYVQPQEHPVLSEFCTELTGITQMQVEAGIPLRICLSRFSRWLQNLQLEMGVVFPNRQQRSSAPSPSQKLCTFLTWSDWDLGVCLLYECKRKQLHKPDVLNSWIDLRSTYRLFYDRKPKGLNGALQDLGIQFSGREHSGLDDSRNTAHLAARMMRDGCVMKITRSLEKMPLKVKPMFGNTTADNKKSNTDEEKNTLPTNKPSSCTIPPKSCQIKSHSGNITRDLDTKENSSSVQSLISPKTLLNGTTTPLWGCSRKSITAVTVANISSSVMISCPAPRNNNSSSLVLCSTTLGCLSNLPQPNQPSKTGATVEEEGAELLVEAEDRCGSYDDVVLEGDDDVISETEREFDSGCHVCEETDDTHSPEKRDKTRETVSIENNFKTQKMANESSTTSVSTKSSHINVFNHLNEIRQHSTISEAMSYFAVPKPVTWDSKSNRHKTGLRTSLQVQDGSHKICQTNTPSLFRHNHFIPEKTSTPYTSFVRPIAVITQHTKHQDTPKSSFTIYTDPAKPSRPSSCYASKNVLSSLSTNTLSSRTNRSSISVTMKGGQRITSPLCGCGRRAKRQVVSNGGANHGRGFFCCPVRRSGSGGRIQKGCEFFKWESAVMKSSSVAAPAVGSSVSLCQINSSLSCRPPQRSTLRKSY